The region ACCccatatttgtattttaaaaatacgtaaaatacaaatcgaagGTGAGGGATACGAAATAGAAATTAGAAAGTTCATTAATTattgcgataaaattatcctaaatttattttttgcaataaaaatataaattatggggtgacccaaaaatgaagagttttagaGTTAGTTGCTCAAATAAGTTAAAACTGGGTTAAATGGTCCTGTGTCACAAGTTTAAGGGGCGCATTGACCctttattctaattaataatgtaaattttttttaaattatatctaataacattttaaaataaaaaatcatagaaatttcaaatttaggatacaattgaaaaagaatttaaaggTGGGGGAGTTTTGAGAGCATTTTTTTacgtcaaaaatttaaaaataatttaaaggttGGGGaattttgagagaatttttcAATGTGAGgatgcaattgaaaaataaattaaaggcgGAGaacttttgagtgattaggccttttaaAAACCATACTTAACTTGCAGGTCGATGCAGTTAAACCGAAGACCAACTAGTGGAGGTGCAAAAACCCAAAAAGATGGTCAAATAAGGTTGGACCAAATCAAATTGATCATTGAACCAATGTTTGAACCACCAATCAACCGGAAAATATATCGCTAActataatcttttatttatttaaaaaatcatcCAACCATTGAGCCAACAACCAAACCGGTAAACCATGAACTAACAGCCACACCGGTTCAGTCaccgatttgatttttttaacagTGATTAAGCTAAttctcaatttttattaaaagattGAAACTGAGTGGATCTAAACTAAATATATATgtcctaaaaaataaaaaataaaaataaaatacataaatgacataaaataataataagctTACATGATTATATTGGGCGGTATAACCGACTACTTAATTGCAGAAATATAAAATAcggaaatataaattataatatgaaCAAGTAAAGGAGGAAAAGAAAATATAGAGGGAGAAAGGAGAAGtagaaattttctaattttgagAAAATTTGGTATGTCTTCCTTTAAAGAAGAGGGTCCTTTTTATAAAGAAATTGAAGTGAATACTGTAATATGAATAGTACTCTGTCTGCCACGAGATTCCTGTAGATGAATAGTACTTTGTCTACCACACTACTGTAGCATGAATAGTACTCTGTCAGCCACAAAATTTTTGTAGATGATTAATACCTTGTCTGGCAtattattgttgattttaattataCCGTGAATAATACCCCGACTGTTAAGGAAATACTGCCGGGAAATAATGTTTTAtcgcatttttatttttaatttatttttaatacacCTTAATTATGCATGGACTGCCCAAACGAGTTTTCGGTTCATCAggttctaatttatttttaatacacCTTAATTTCTGCATGGACTGCTCAAACAAATTTTCGGCCcttcatgtattttatttagaggaaattacaccatttaccaaaaaaaatgaaaataattacaaaactacatgttgacttttttcatttacaaaaatattaataatatttacaaaagtacaaaaaaataaaaaataatatcaaacatacggtgtatactgtgggtataatgtcagtatactaataaactaacattatatcaacatgataccaaaattataccgacattatacatactgagattctattaatattaaatagaaatttaccaaaattacatcaaatcgtatactaaaaattaaattaataatatactaaaattatatcaacagtataccaaaagtgtacacatcaaaatatactgaaattttattattacatcaacattacaccacatcgcatactaaatattaacctaacaatatactaaaattataccaacaatatacaaattctctagttcatttaccaactatagtgaaaagtacatataaaaaaaatatacatgttatcaactagaaaaaatatataaaaatttataatcgatataccgaaaatatactgaaattataccaataataaaccaaatattatttttaaattattttagtattccaaaattataccataattttaccgacattatacaaatcgtacttttgttattaattttcattttttggtacttttgtaattaattttaaatcagtcgtatttttgtaaataaaaaaagtttactggtacttttgtaaatatttttaaaattttaggtatttttgtcatCGCCCCTTTTATTTAAACATACATAAGACTTACTAGTCTTTTTTTCTACAAAATTTTACAAGACAGATGGGAAGatcccaaaacaatcgttttcGTTATCTTCTGCTAAGTTAATTGTTAGTTCCGAAGATGCTGcaaaatttaataaagaaaatGATGCTTTGGATAATCCATGAACAGTTTGAAAAAGCTCCTTCATAATTGTGAAGTATTGTTCTTCTATTTTTGCTGATGCTAACAACGCGCTTGCTCTGGATTTTTGAACAAGAAGTTGTGTATGTTCTggattttaatatatatatgtctttaagaatcaaatttaattgtaatatatattatacaattttaactttttaaattcatgaaaaaactacattttaaaattgaaaatcattCAAACTGAgatttttagaaatcaaaataaataaattgaagatGTAATCTAGTCGAGTCAACTCGCAAGCTACTCAAAATTGACTCAAATAATGCTCGAAATCAACTAGATTAATAATGAGCTCATGTTAATTATCGAGTCGAGTTCGAGCTTTAAAATACTCGGGTCGATAAGTTTGGGAGCCTAATCGAATTTCAGTTAATTActttttaaccttttattttattttatattaaaatctgaattttgaatttttatgcgGATAATCGAGTTCGGCCGAGTCGAACTCAATCTTCAAAAATTATAACGAGTCCGAGTTTGAATTGAGTTTTGATATTTAGATCTTAGCGTCGAGTCAAACTCGAATTTGGCTGTTTCTACTCAAAACGACTAGGTTACacccttaaaataaatcaaaacgatagttttttgtttgattcggtttgattttttaatcgGTTCGATTCGATTCAGTTGTGTACATCCcatgaacaaataaaaacataacagAACAAATTCTGCTGCATCAACGTTTCCATTACTCTTCCCTTTCAGCTCTGTTATTTCCGATCTTCTTCCGTTTCATAACCCACTAAACAAGAATCGAAACCAACCCAGCTTCATTTTCATCCCCGCCCCGCTACTTCtcagaaattaaatttacaacCCCAATATTTTATCATCTTTTGCAAGCAGACCCTCTCCTTTTCTCTTTCAGGTACGATTCCAACATAAATCATCTAATAATTTATTGCACCACTgttccttaatttttttaattgtttggcagAGAGGAAAAGGGCTCTGCTTTGCTTTGTCAGATCAGATCCCAATTTTTGCAGGCGTTAATCGGAAGTGAAGTAATAGAAGAAAATGGGTATTTTGTTCACTAAAATGTTCACTTCAGTTTTTGGTAACAAAGAAGCTAGGATCCTTGTTCTTGGCCTTGACAATGCTGGAAAAACTACAATTCTCTGTATGTTCAgctttgtttatattttttgatttcaTGGGTTATTTTGGTTTTTGCTTCTGTGTAACgggtttttgtttgtttttgatttGGTGCAGATCGGCTTCAGATGGGTGAAGTTGTGTCTACTATTCCAAGTTAGTACTCTACCTTTATTTatcgcttgtgggaggaattgaacccgaCCTAGCAGAGTGCTACTTAGCGCttagctatagctcattggtctAGCTTTGCTTAGTTCGTTTTCTTGAATTATGATGTTTTTTCTTTGATTGGTGAAATCAAATGTATATGAAAATGATATAATTGAAAGCGCTTATCTGTTGGGGAACTTAACACTAAGAAATTACAATGTCTTTAACAATTTCTTTATTGGTTTGTTCTGCTCGAAATTTACAAGTGATTTACTTCTTTGTCTTTTTGATGCAGCAATTGGGTTTAATGTGGAAACGGTGCAATacaataatatcaaatttcAAGTATGGGATCTTGGTAGGCCAATTAGACTCTTcgatctgttttttttttttttttttgaagaagctAATTATTGAtgaatgtttattttaaattgtaagagttcatgcttggatttgttagtTTGTTTTTCTTATAAAGCCGATAAAACTTGCAACTACTGAATCAGGGTTGACAACAATTTTTTAGTTACTAAGGTGCTGATTcccatttttaattattcacAATTAGGAGATTGTGTAGATTGTAGAATAGTTCAAGTTCAATTTAGCCAAGAGAAATAAATTTGGCTTCATTGTTGTTTCAAATAGATGAATTTCCACCATGTTCAGGTACATTAGTTTGTGAttatgattgtttttttttgttcattgtCCTCAAGAGATGCAATATATTATCAGTTCCACCAGGTTTCTGTGACAAGTCACAGCTCTAGTTACAAGAGACAGTTAAGGGCTCATTGTTATTCATCATCTTCCCCtatgaatttttattaactGTAACGAGTCGATTCAGAATCATTTTCATTTAAGAATGTGTTTTATGTTAGGACTTCCTTTTATCAGAATAATGTCAATTTCTTGTCCTGAAGCTCTTTTATTTCTGTGACACAGGTGGACAGACAAGTATCAGGTAACCTTTAGACCATCTTGTATTTTTTCAGAAGCAGAATCGGCATTATACTCCCTTCCTTGCTCATTTGTACCTTTCTGTTAAATTTTGATGACTAAGCAATGTTGGTGTGAAAACTTGTAGAAGCCCACACAATTTATGTTCATGATTGGCCTGGTACCTGCATATGTACAAGTTCTTGATCAACAAATTCATTATCGGCAcacatcttttttttatctttacaatattaaatttatgcAAGATAgataaacttattttttgttCGGTTCCTGATTTAAATGCTTATTTCAGAAATTTTAGAATCTAATACCATGGCAAACAGCTTCTGTTAGATAAGGAGTACCggtaatttaattgatttacgGGTCCAGTGGGCTGGCACTTTGTCAGCTGTATTTTCATGCATAATCTACTTAAAAGATCAAAATATGAGATTTGGCACTTCCCCATTCCCGCTCAATAGTTAGTTATTTTCTAACATGAGATTTAATGATGATTGATATAATCTGTATCCTTCCCCTCCTTAAAGGGACATGGATGATCCTCTTCTAATTGTTTATTCCTCTGAGCTTGTTTCTGCTTCTTTTGCTTCTATTAGTTATTTATTGGCAATgaaataagttaatttttataaatagcaAAAGCTCACTAAAGAGCTTGTTATCTGTGCCACAGACCGTATTGGAGATGCTATTTCCCTAACACTCAAGCCATCATTTATGTTGTTGATTCAAGTGACACCGATCGACTGGTGATTGCTAAAGATGAGTTCCACGCCATCCTTGAGGTATGGCTGTCTCTGATTATATTTAGTGTGTGTAGTAACTAATAACAAAGTTTGTAATAAACTCTTTTACATATCTAAATAATTGCGAAGTCTTAAAGTCGTAAACTTGTAGTGGGCAAGAATCAAACTCTTAGATAATGATTCCTTTAATGGCAACATATTTTTCCAAGTATTCAGAATTTTCTCTCCTATTATATGTGTTTTAGCATCATCGAAAATGACCTCCTGATTCTTTGATTGCCAATTCTATGCTTCGGCTATAATGAGTATTTGTAATATGACAACATGTTTTATCATATTTCTTATGGTTCCACTGTATGTATTTGTCTGTTTTGCTAGGAAGAAGAGTTAAGAGGTGCTGTTGTTCTTATATTTGCAAACAAGCAGGTTGGTGTTTTTGTATAGATGTTTATTCTTTAGAATGTGGGACGCAGAGGAACAATCTTTTGAAGTTTAACACCATTTGCAACCTAACTAAGGATTCTGGCTCTGATGGTTCAATTCTCTGTTGCCTGtcggaaaaaataaaattaaaatttatgttccCGCTCTTTCTGTGGACGGTTATTAGGATTCATTTTCCACTCTTTACACATTACTTTTTTTCCAGTCCATTttttttagatctaaagttttattcattttaagGCTGTTTTTGAGTATTTTACTTTGGTTTGCGCAGGATCTTCCTGGTGCACTTGATGCTGCTGCTGTTACTGAGGCTCTAGAGTTGCACAAGATTAAGAACCGTCAATGGGCAATTTTCAAAACTTCTGCCATTAAAGGAGAAGGTATCTTTGAAGGTTTGGACTGGTAAGTTTAAAGGCAATTACATTATAGATCTTTAGCAAATTAGCATTGATTTTAAAGATATTTAAGTGTAGGGACTCCATGGATATCCTTGTCCAAACAATGTGAACATGATGCATTGTAGGAGCCTCCAGTTAAATATGTTTTTCCTTCAAAGCTAGTTGGAAAGTTGAACTTACTATTATGAAAACTTGTTTCGTATGGCCATGATACAGATGTTTTGTGTGTAGTAAGAGACCAATGAAATGACTACCGTTTTTTCTTGTGTCGGTGGACAAGTTTGAGATATCAGATAAGTTTAGACCAAGGCGATCGGAGAGTTTGGTCATGTCTAGTGCTGCCTTGTAGATGTGTTAACTAGAAAACTTAGCATGTCCTGGTTATAGGAGTGGGAAAAGGAGGTAGATTTAAGGttacatgaaaaaaaaaggACTCATTAGTGATCTATAGTCATCTGTGCCACTTCAGCTGTTCGGGATTAAATTTTACTTAAACTTGGTTGAGAATAATGGATATTGATCTCTCAAGTTATAGACGTGGCAAGGCCCAGAAATTTATGGTTAGCTTATTTAGATCCCaagtatcattttttttataggaTATATTATGCATTATTGACACATGAGATCACAGCAGAAAGCTAGTGTCAAGTGGGGGCATGTTagatatttaaaaccaaaacaaaccaaataagTCGGTTCGCTTGGTTTTTGAGGTTCTGTTCAGTTTGTACCAAAAGTGAGAAATTTGTTTACTGAAAATCGAGTCGAAtcaaaaaaatgtttttattttaataatttttaaacaaacAAAACTGAATTTTGGTGGCGTTATTTGGGTTGGTTCGTTTTTTGCACTTCCTAGTGCCAAGTttgcagaaatacaacaaaatatAATTGACTGCAGTCTGggcttcatttttttttcccaATAGAGATGCATATGAAATTAAAGCATTATGCCGACAAGTTTGTGATCGTGTATTTGTGTGCTGGGTTTGATTTCTAAGCATCTAGTACTTGAAATACATAATCTTGCCTGATTTTTGTTAGTTTTCAGTAAGCTAACTTTTGGAATAAATTTGGTAATTTAGGCTGAGCAATACACTCAAATCAGGAGGTGCATAACTGGTTTGTTGAAGAATAGACAGGATTGATGCTGCTGATGTGCTTCTTCTCAGCCACAATTAGAAGGAGAGATGGTTGGTGTGGTGATAGAAATTCTATTGATGTTTAccatttttgttatttgatcTTAACTCATTTTTCTCACtaatatatttgtaaaattttcattCAAGACTCCCACCCAATATTTTACTTTCTGCTCATAACTTCCActtttgttcttgtttttctACCTACTGCAGTTTTTAAAGACATAGTATTGGTGTCATTTTATGTTGTAACACTTATAGATCTGGTGTTTttcaaaaatgataatttaacgTCCAAACGTTACATGATTGCAGTaaaatgttaaatatatttcagaatttcattatatatatatatatatatatatatatatatatatgaaaataaaaattgtcatCTAAACATCAATTTCTCACTAAAACAACAAACCACTTTTAGGCGGTGCTTCAATTCGACAAAAATGCTAGACAAAATTCAATTGAAGAGCTAGAGCAAATAAGTGGTGCTTCAAGCTATGAGATTAAACgaacatttattttgtttttgtgagATTGAACAACGAACAAAAGCAGCGAGATGGTATCCAGAGATCGAGTTTTTCGGTTTAGCGTTTAATGGAAATATCGAGTTGTTTGTGTAAAGATAAAATAAGGAGCTTTATTCAATCTTTGTTTAAATTGAAATCTTTAGCTCACCAACTATccgattaaaataaatttgctcTGAAATAGGGAAAAACACtaatttaatatgttttaaatactttaaacaccaatttaaataacaaaaatactcCCGAACACTCAAATAGAAGAATTTTAAAAGTCTGGATACTAGTGGTGTAACTTTTCCTAAGTttattaatttgtatataaatacttttttattaaataatatttgataaatatttttcctttagtaaattatattatattatgtgTATAAATTAGACAATCATAAAGATGAGACATgttgatatatatataattaagcaATCATAAAGATGAGACATGTTgcaatatattatatatataatatatgtccAATTGTAAATATTAATTAGAGGTAATTAGACCAGACACGTTCAAAACCCAAATTATTCTCACTTTGGTTTCCTTGCAAAATTACGATGCGCTTTCATTTCCTTTTGATTTTGTGCTTTTTGTTATCTAATTTACTGTTATGTTTCTTCTCCCTTTTCGCCTTATAACGATTTCAATCCAAATTGAACCAGCAATTTTCTACTTTCTGATGGTAGTCTTTATTATtttgccggaaatatttgggAGTTAACGCCGCAGCTGCCGTTGAGCCTGCACCGCCTCCAGATCTTCCGCCGCGAACGCCATTACGCGGTGCTCGTGTGCACTTCTCAAAATTCTGAAGATGCGATTGAGGTATTTCTATTCTCCGATCAGTCGTTGTTGAAGAATGATGCAACAAGATTTCCTTTCGTTTAATTGAAATcgaatttattctaattttgttgttatttttacTATTTCCAGTTCCAAATGGTTAGATTTGTTGGTTTAATTGATCTCGAATTTTACCTAATTTTGCCTTGCAATAGGTATTTGATTTGTGATATTGCAGATAAGGAAGAATGTTGTGATAAGACTTCCTTTCGTTGATGCATTTCTGttgaaaattattttccttttcccattttagttaATTCAGAGCTTTGTTAAAGTGCTGATTGTAAATTAATGTCCAACTGTTGGTTTCTCATTTTCTTGGTAAGACCTATTCTACTTCTATCTCATCATGATGcttcaaattcattttttgaTGTAGGCAAAAATAAGAGTATGAAGTCACAATTCAATGAAACTCTCTATTCCAATGATGCTACAACAGAGAGAttcgaattgaaaaaaaatggagtCTCTTCCGAAAGAGAAAAATCAAACGCATTATGTTTTgcgattttattttgtaatttatgattgtaatatttttgttgttggtttaccaatggtttactaataATAAACCAGTAATTTTAGTTTTagtaatactgttagtaaacctTAAGTTAactgttggtaaatttataattattttttaacgatACTCTTGattgtttatgtattttttcaCTTGTGTATTTGTAATAATGGTGTACTACTGGTACAcaaataattttagtaaattaaataataatttattttaatattttataatttaaaaataaaagatagtaatttgatttttaaagaaaCTGATAGAAGACCATTAGTAAAATATTAATGAACTTACAGTGAACAGATGTTTAGTAAACCATTAGTAAACTATTAGTAAACTGAAATCGTATTTttgcaaatgaaaaaaatatttttgtaatttttttttgtcaatccgtaaattttaactaattttgatcaaaaggtatttttgaaaataattaggTGTTTGataggtatttgtctaaaaatccctATTAATTAGCTATCATAACTCCTAATCTGATAGAGGCAAAAAGACCAGAATTCTTTAATAAACCACGAGGTTGAAAACTAGCTAGGaattaaattcatataaaataatcagCACAAAATTTTGTGAAAACTGCGAgggtttttttataccttttgctaaaatttgtatttttgtgaaaattatgaggtttttttttgtaccttttgccaaaATTTCATGTCATAACTGAAATGCAAAACTTATAGGGTTATGTCATAATATAGGGTTATTAGCCAAAATGGTACCTAACCTTTATCCCTTGTATCAAAATAGTATCCAACCTTTATTCAAGTGAGCTTTTtgtaactgaattttttttgtaattcacgagAAGTTGAGTATCCTTTTTATaacaacataaactttttttataatagaaGGTATAATTTGATGatctttttgtaacaaaataaaatttagtaccCTTTTTATGATAATAGGTAATCAGTAATCCAACAAATTTACTATTTGATATAACActtgaataaaatttattactagACTTATTATAGATGGtttctgttttattttctttgttcagaaattatgaatatttaatttttttttggccaGATTTATGTcagtgttttttaatttttatttaaattaaatattaatttgatttgactTAGGATTAGTCTTCAAAAACTGCTGGCATCATCTATCCGTAAAAAAGAATGAAGATTCAATACTGCAATCCTTACCTTTATTGTTAATCCCAATCCTAATAGGACAGTAACTTAGGGTTTTCTTTGTCTCTCCCTATATATAGCATTCTGATGCACCAAGAAGTTTTTATTGAGCAAAGATCAATTCACAATGAGTAATATTCCAAGTGAAATAATGATAGAAATCCTTTCAAGACTGCCGGTGAAGTCTGTGGTTAGATTTAAGTGTGTTTGCAGATCATGGCGATCTCTGCTTAGCCATCCTGATTTTGCAAGAAAGCATTATACGAATAACAACAACGAGGACGACATCAATTCTTTCCTTGTTTTTAACAGCGCCTCCTCTTAT is a window of Mercurialis annua linkage group LG2, ddMerAnnu1.2, whole genome shotgun sequence DNA encoding:
- the LOC126670062 gene encoding ADP-ribosylation factor 1-like, whose product is MGILFTKMFTSVFGNKEARILVLGLDNAGKTTILYRLQMGEVVSTIPTIGFNVETVQYNNIKFQVWDLGGQTSIRPYWRCYFPNTQAIIYVVDSSDTDRLVIAKDEFHAILEEEELRGAVVLIFANKQDLPGALDAAAVTEALELHKIKNRQWAIFKTSAIKGEGIFEGLDWLSNTLKSGGA